A stretch of the Chelonoidis abingdonii isolate Lonesome George chromosome 11, CheloAbing_2.0, whole genome shotgun sequence genome encodes the following:
- the LOC116835276 gene encoding putative G-protein coupled receptor 132, giving the protein MLNASAPCASNASRCGVDFQVGQELVVSLYGVVFLLGLATNALTLWPIMQQVRLGNVLAVYLLGLAASDVLYLFTLPLWMLYVWRGHRWTLSSLACHVAGFIFYSNMYVSVLLLCLISLERYLAVAHPLRSLGLRSRRSAATASALVAMLVFTFHVGIALRSPEPANASCYDSYPLQPGVARFNYFRVAAGFMLPLLVLAVSYLKIFQGVRASSTLLGWQKAKVKRLSLGVIGIFLLCFAPYHLLLLVRTVASAVLDGCSLCSFEQRLHLPFSLALALSSLNSALDPVLYALVSDSIKGDLRKVFGYVARTPSPGTITSLAL; this is encoded by the coding sequence ATGCTGAACGCCAGTGCCCCCTGCGCGTCCAACGCCTCGCGCTGCGGGGTGGATTTCCAGGTTGGCCAGGAGCTGGTGGTCTCTCTCTATGGTGTCGTCTTCCTGCTAGGCCTGGCCACCAACGCTCTGACCCTGTGGCCCATCATGCAGCAGGTGCGGCTGGGCAACGTGCTGGCCGTCTACCTGCTGGGCCTGGCCGCCTCTGATGTGCTCTACCTGTTCACCCTGCCGCTGTGGATGCTGTACGTGTGGCGTGGGCACCGGTGGACCCTGAGCAGCCTGGCCTGCCACGTCGCCGGCTTCATCTTCTACTCCAACATGTACGTCAGCGTCCTGCTCCTCTGCCTCATCTCCCTGGAGCGCTACCTGGCCGTGGCCCACCCGCTTCGCTCCTTGGGCCTGCGGAGCCGCCGCTCGGCCGCCACTGCCAGCGCCCTGGTGGCCATGCTGGTTTTCACCTTCCATGTGGGCATCGCCCTGCGCTCCCCGGAGCCGGCCAATGCCTCCTGCTATGATAGCTACCCGCTGCAGCCTGGCGTGGCCCGGTTCAACTACTTCCGGGTGGCCGCCGGCTTCATGCTGCCCTTGCTGGTCCTGGCGGTCTCCTACCTCAAGATCTTCCAGGGGGTGCGGGCTAGCAGCACCCTGCTGGGCTGGCAGAAGGCCAAGGTGAAGCGGCTCTCGCTGGGCGTTATCGGCATCTTCCTACTCTGCTTCGCCCCCTAccacttgctgctgctggtgcggACAGTGGCCTCTGCGGTGCTAGATGGCTGCTCCCTCTGCTCCTTCGAGCAGCGGCTCCACCTCCCCTTCTCCTTGGCCCTGGCCCTGTCCAGCCTCAACAGCGCCCTGGACCCCGTCCTCTACGCCCTGGTGAGCGACAGCATCAAGGGCGACCTACGGAAGGTGTTTGGCTATGTGGCGCGCACCCCGTCGCCCGGCACAATCACCTCTCTGGCCTTGTGA